A single region of the Acidobacteriota bacterium genome encodes:
- a CDS encoding DUF4266 domain-containing protein, protein MIQLHRSFIHRSLGQRFLALALGFGFCLSLGACATVQPYEREILSLEAMQADEVPCHRFERNIEVYREGAAGGNGGKSGGGCGCS, encoded by the coding sequence ATGATTCAGCTTCACCGATCTTTCATCCACCGCTCTCTGGGACAGAGATTTCTCGCTTTGGCGTTGGGCTTTGGGTTCTGCCTGAGCTTGGGAGCCTGCGCCACGGTGCAGCCCTACGAGCGAGAGATTTTGTCCCTGGAGGCGATGCAGGCGGACGAAGTGCCCTGCCACCGTTTCGAGCGCAATATCGAGGTGTACCGTGAAGGGGCCGCCGGCGGCAACGGCGGCAAATCGGGAGGAGGCTGCGGATGTTCCTGA